A region of the Streptomyces sp. Mut1 genome:
CACGTCCGCCAGATAGAAGCCCGGCGCCCTCGACCGCTCGGCGTACCAGGCCCGCGCCCACCGGGCCACCCGGGCGGCGGGCTCACCCTCCCAAGTCCGGTAGTACAGGCGGTTCATGGCTTCCCGGGACGCGCCGGCGGCCGTACGGCGGGACAGGTCCCGGCGGACCCGAGCCGCCAGCCGGGCGCCTCGCGCCCCGTCGGTGCCGCCGAAGTAGTACGCGAGAAAGTCGAACATCGACTTCTCCGCGATGAGCGTCTCGTCGACATCGCTGAAGACCAGGCGGGCCGGCCGGTTCACCGCGCCCCCGACGGCACCCGCGCCGCCCATTCGCCCTCGCTCCAGGCGGCGTACGCCCCGGCCGATGCGTCCAGCCGCAGCGCACCGTGCGCCGCCACCGTGTGCGTGTCCCGCCAGGCCCGCTGGACCTCGCTGGTGTCGTCCCTGGCGTGGACACCACCCGTCCTGAACAGCCGCTCGACGGCCTCCACCAGCAACTCGGCCGCCACCGCCGCGTCGCGCCGGTTGACCGCCTCGACGCGTGGCGCGGCGGGCTCGGCGTCGGCGCCGGCCCCCGCCCGCTCCAGCAGCAGCGCCACGGCGTCGATCTCGGCGGCGGAGCGGGCCAGCACCCGCTGGACGGCCGCGTCCCCCAGAGCCGCCGGGCGTCCGGCCGGCGGGGTGGCCGCCCAGCGGGTCCAGGAGCGCAGAGCGAGCCGGGCCGCGCCGAGCGCCGGGGCGCAGAACATCGGGCCGCCGGCCAGATGCGCGGGCGCCCGGCGGGCCGGGGACGCGCCGGGCTCGGCCACGGCGGCCAGCACGTCACCCAGCGGACAGGCGCGCCGGTCGGGGACGAACACCCCGTGTGCCTCGACGGAGTTGCTGCCGGTGCCGCGCAGCCCGGTGCTGCGCCAGGTGTCGCGCACGGTCACCTCGGAGCGCGGCACGGCCAGGACCCATGCCACGCCGTGCGCCGGAGCGGTGACGGGGGCGCCGGATGCGGCCGGGGTGTGGTCGGACAGGGCCGCGAGCAGGATCCACGGGGAGAAGTCCACGCCGCTGACACAGTCCCAGCGGCCGTCCAGCAGCCTGCCGCCCGGTACCGGGCGGGCTGTCGCGGTGGGCGGGGCCAGGGCCGCGGCGATCAGGGTGTCGGGGCCCCTTCCCCACAGTTCGCGCTGTCCTTCCTCGGGCAGCCTGGCGGCGAACCGCCCGTGCGCGGCCCAGAGCATGCCGCACCAGGCGGCCGAGGGGCACTGTCCGGCGATCAGCGCCGTGGCGTTGATCAGGTCGGCGAAGCCGCCTTCCCGGCCGCCCCATCGGCGGGGCACGAAGTGCCGTGCGAATCCGGCCTTTTGGAGCGCGGTCACGACCTCGGGAGCGAGCCGCCGGTCCCGGTCCGCCGCAGGGGCCGCACGCCCCGCCGCCAGGGCGGCCCGCAGTACGGCGTCCTCGTCGAGCGTGCTGTCCGTACGCTCCGGTAAGGAAAGGCCGGATCGCGTCCTTTTTTGCGGCTCAGCATGATTGAGCACATTCAGCTCCTTGTCGAGCCGGACAGAAATGGTAAAAAATACTTTCCCAACGGTTTGCCATTTGGAGGTGCGGATGCCACCAGGACAGGAACACCCCCCGCGTGCACCGGGATTCGGCGGGGCCCCGGCCCCCGCGTACGCCACAGGCCGCGGCCGACGAAGGCCGGCCGGACCGGGCGCCCCGCTACACCGCCGCGCCGGAGCCGACCGCGCCACGGGAGAAGGTGATCCCCCCGGGCGCGGCGGGCCGGGTCCGCAGCAGCCATTCCATGGTGACCGTGGCGACGGTCTCCTCCCGCTGTACGGCCGTGACGCGCATCCGCGTGAGGTCGGGAGCGGTCCCGCGCGGCCGCAACTCGGCGCACAGCCGCACCGGTTCGTCGAGGTCGGCGAAGGCCGGGCAGTCCATCCGGACGGCGCGCAGTACCGCTGCTCCCACGGGGGCGCCGTGGCAGTGGCTGACCAGGCGGTGGCCGAGCTGGCGGGCACCTTCCAGGGTGACCATCAGCGGTATGTGGTCGCCGGGGTGGTCGAAGAGCACGGCATGGTGGAGGTCGACCAGCAGCCGCCACTCCCCCGTCTCGGTGCGGCCCAGGACGCTGTCCTTGGCCCGCAGGCGTCCGACTTCGGCCGCGGGCAGGCGAGTCGCGGCGGTGTGTCCGGCGGGGACGGCCCCGCCGCCGCCCGGTTCCTCGTTCCCCCGCCAGCGCAGTCGCCGGTACAGCCGCTCGTCGACGGCGTACACGCTCAGCCCGGCTCGGGCACACGCCCGTCCGGCCACGGACACCACCACGTCCACCTGCATGCCGAAGCGCCGGGGCGGCCGGTTCGCCACCCACGACCACTGGACGTCCAGGGTGACGTGCAGCGGGGTGTCGCCGACCGCGAGCGCCTCGTGGTCCGTGATCTCGAAGTGCGTGTCACTGCCGACGAAGCGGTGTCCCAGCGGGATTCCGCAGTACTCGTGTCCCAGGTAGACCAAGGCCTGGCGCACCGTCTCGGTCAGCAGCAGCGGGTCGGACACACCCTGGGCGTCGGGGTAATACAGTGCGTGGTCCCGGGGCCACTGGGCTCCCACGAGGAACCGGCTCTCGCTCACCGGCAGCGCGTCCGTGATGAAGACCTCCGCGACCGCGGCCCGGTGGACCAGTTGTCGGGAGACGGGTTGAAGAAACTTCAGCGAGGTATCCACTACTGCCGTGCCCGGTTCACCTGGGACCCTGGTCGACAGTCCATACAACTGGTCCATGGTCTCTCCCCCATTGGGTTCGGAAATACCGTGGTAGCGCGACGTGAAAATATACCTTCGCAGAGGTATCTTGCAAGGGAACTATCTCGTGCGGGCCATTCGCACCAGGCACCGTCGAAGCGTACGGAAAAGGAATCATGAACAACTCGAACAGCGGTCTGCGTACAGCTTCCGGAGCCAAGGCCGTCTCCCCGCGCGAACTCAAGCAGGAACGTGCCGGCCGCACCCGCAGGCAGCTCCTCGACGCCGCCGCCGCGGCCTTCGCCGAGAAGGGGTTCCCCGCCGTCACGCTCCAGGACATCGCCGACCGTGCCGAGGTGACGAAGGGTGCCGTCTACTTCCACTTCACCAACAAGGAGGCGGTGGCCGTCGCGGTCACCGCGGAGTTCTACACCCACCTGCCCACCATCGCCGAATCGGTCACGGCCAGGCGTCTCCCGCCGCTCCACGCGGTCGCCGAACTCCTCCTGCAGACCGCGGTGGCCCTGCGGGACAATCCGGTGATGCAGGCCGGTGCCCGGTTGCAGATCGAGCGGAACCTCGTCGACGCCGATATGCCGACGCCGTTCAGCGAGTTCACCCAGCTGATCGCCGAGCTGCTGGCACAGGCCCAGGAGGAGGGCACTCTGCGGCCCACCGCCAACATCACCTCCATGGCCCGGGTCGTTGTCGCCGCGTTCTTCGGCAGCCAGCACATCTCCTGGATCCAGCACAATCGCGAAGACCTCATGGACCGCGTCCAGGAGATCATCGACGTCACCCTTCCCCTTCACACATGATGTCCGCCCCCTTCCCGGCCTTCGGCGCCACACAAGGAGAGCCCCTGTCATGTCTGCCCTTACTCTCCCCGTCGTTCCCCTCGGCACCAAGGGCCCGTTGGTCGGCGCCCAGGGCCTGGGCTGCATGGGCTTCAGCGAGGCCTACGGGCCCGTCGCGCCGGACGGGGCGCGGGAAACGCTGCGGGCCGCACTCGACGTGGGCGTCACCATGTTCGACACCGCGGACCTGTACGGGGACGGCGGGAACGAGGTGCTGCTCGGCCCGTTCGTCCGCGCCCACCGCGAACGGGTCTTCCTCGCCACGAAGTTCGGCATCGTGCGGGAGCCGGGCCGGCGCACCTGGAACCAGGTCCGCGGCGACCGCGCGTATGTACGCCAGTGCGTCGAGGCGAGCCTGAAGCGGCTCGGTATCGACACGATCGACCTGTACTACGCGCACCGCCGCGAC
Encoded here:
- a CDS encoding acyl-CoA dehydrogenase family protein → MTALQKAGFARHFVPRRWGGREGGFADLINATALIAGQCPSAAWCGMLWAAHGRFAARLPEEGQRELWGRGPDTLIAAALAPPTATARPVPGGRLLDGRWDCVSGVDFSPWILLAALSDHTPAASGAPVTAPAHGVAWVLAVPRSEVTVRDTWRSTGLRGTGSNSVEAHGVFVPDRRACPLGDVLAAVAEPGASPARRAPAHLAGGPMFCAPALGAARLALRSWTRWAATPPAGRPAALGDAAVQRVLARSAAEIDAVALLLERAGAGADAEPAAPRVEAVNRRDAAVAAELLVEAVERLFRTGGVHARDDTSEVQRAWRDTHTVAAHGALRLDASAGAYAAWSEGEWAARVPSGAR
- a CDS encoding ScbA/BarX family gamma-butyrolactone biosynthesis protein, which codes for MDQLYGLSTRVPGEPGTAVVDTSLKFLQPVSRQLVHRAAVAEVFITDALPVSESRFLVGAQWPRDHALYYPDAQGVSDPLLLTETVRQALVYLGHEYCGIPLGHRFVGSDTHFEITDHEALAVGDTPLHVTLDVQWSWVANRPPRRFGMQVDVVVSVAGRACARAGLSVYAVDERLYRRLRWRGNEEPGGGGAVPAGHTAATRLPAAEVGRLRAKDSVLGRTETGEWRLLVDLHHAVLFDHPGDHIPLMVTLEGARQLGHRLVSHCHGAPVGAAVLRAVRMDCPAFADLDEPVRLCAELRPRGTAPDLTRMRVTAVQREETVATVTMEWLLRTRPAAPGGITFSRGAVGSGAAV
- a CDS encoding ScbR family autoregulator-binding transcription factor, which produces MNNSNSGLRTASGAKAVSPRELKQERAGRTRRQLLDAAAAAFAEKGFPAVTLQDIADRAEVTKGAVYFHFTNKEAVAVAVTAEFYTHLPTIAESVTARRLPPLHAVAELLLQTAVALRDNPVMQAGARLQIERNLVDADMPTPFSEFTQLIAELLAQAQEEGTLRPTANITSMARVVVAAFFGSQHISWIQHNREDLMDRVQEIIDVTLPLHT